In Neofelis nebulosa isolate mNeoNeb1 chromosome 7, mNeoNeb1.pri, whole genome shotgun sequence, the following proteins share a genomic window:
- the GTF2A2 gene encoding transcription initiation factor IIA subunit 2: protein MAYQLYRNTTLGNSLQESLDELIQSQQITPQLALQVLLQFDKAINSALAQRVRNRVNFRGSLNTYRFCDNVWTFVLNDVEFREVTELIKVDKVKIVACDGKNTGSNTTE from the exons ATGGCATATCAGTTATACAGAAAtaccactttgggaaacagtctTCAGGAGAGCCTGGATGAGCTCATACAG TCTCAACAGATCACCCCCCAACTTGCTCTCCAAGTTCTCCTTCAGTTTGATAAGGCTATAAATTCAGCATTGGCCCAGAGGGTCAGGAACAGAGTCAACTTCAGG ggcTCTCTAAATACGTACAGATTCTGCGATAATGTGTGGACTTTTGTATTGAATGATGTTGAATTCAGAGAGGTGACAGAACTTATTAAAGTGGATAAAGTGAAAATTGTAGCCTGTGATGGTAAAA ATACTGGCTCCAATACTAcagaatga